The DNA segment GGCGTCAGTGTTGGTGATGGATTGCAAATCAAATTGCTGTTCACACATTCTTCCGCATCCAAggtctttcttttattatagttatatgaagataaatcTATGAATGTTAAAATCATATAGATTTAcatatcattaaataatttatacgtCATGTCCATGATAACACAGTTACGGTTTTCGCTTTATGgtgttattttctcttattcAGTCATTGTGATTAATTTAAGTCTCTGTTTCATTGGCATATTGCTGATTACTTCTACTTTCCAGACTCATAATATGATGCATTGTATTTGCTGGATATATAAATGTTTGGCTTTCTCATTGCGTTCTGTCTTGATTAATCCATTCTAAGCCATGAATGCTAATTACAAATTCGTCAAGAAGTTGTTTTTTGTTCATTGAATACATTACAAGAGCAAATCAAAACAAGCAATCCTAAGTTAAAAGGGTTTCAAGGATTGAATTAGGATAATTCCAAACTTACTGTGAGATTGAACTTGTGACACTCTACACTTATTACACTTATTTCGAGGAAAACCAAACCGAAGCCATTGTACGTGCATGTATGTTTGTTTCTGGGCTATTGATTCTTACGAGTGTGGTTGTCgttgatgttgatgtttttGTGTGGAAAATGAGGGTAATGTTTGATATTTATTGTTGTGTGAAACAGAAATAGAAGGTGATGGGAGTTTTCGCTTGGGAATGATCTGTGAGGATTGTGAAGATGGAGTGACATTGGAATTAAATTTGGGAGTGAGGTTGAGATTGAAAATCTAGTAAGAAAAGTGGAAACGAAAATAGTAGTTTTCTTGGCTGACATGAGTGCACGTGGCCACTGGATTTATGTATAATTGGCAGCCacaataacagaaaaaaaaagaggccACTCACATAAATACCAATTGGCCCCACTCCGAATactatatttgatttttgaataTCAACCCAAAACCAAGTTAGCTGCGATGTATATGTAGCCTAACCTTGCTTGTCTTGGTTTGGTTTACGCATGAATGGCTCATTTACTGGCGAGTAATCCCAGCCCTTCACATAAAATTGTGTGCTCAAACTTGGGGTACGGTGCTGGAAGAGGATCCAAAAGTGATTCTTGCAGAGTGGGAAGGAAAAGGCGAGGAGGTGGTTTGGTGTTGCAATGCAGCAGCAGCACAAGCACAAGCACAAGCACCAGCAGTTCGCAATTGCCTTGTGTTGATCAGGATGTGAGGTTGCAGATAGAGAATGGTAGCAGTGGAAAGCTGAAGCAGCAGTTTGAGTATTTGGCGTGTGAATATGGATGGAGAGTAAGGAGGCTATTTGAAANCGCAGATGAGATAAGGAAGGCATCTGAGGTTCAGGCCGAAGCATTTCATGTTCCTGTCTCTATTTTCAACGACGTGTTCCTTCAATTTTTTCAGGTTCCCCTTCTTTTTTCTATTCAGACAAATCACTTTTTTTGTTGTATCAATGTTTAAAAGGAGTAAACAACTCTTGTTTTCGCCTTTTGAAAGGACACTTTCCactaactttaatattatatttaaggagtatgaaataattgtaaatgaattttaaatttggtaGTATCATGAGAAATTACAGAAGCTTTCAATTCAACTATTGATCTGGTGAAGGTGAGCTTTATATTTTCTGATCAGGCACCCACCTCTTAATTATTCTGTGTGCTTTTTGCTGTCTTGCCTTGAACCAATAGGCGGAAGTGCTTTCAGGGCTCCTTTACAAGCTTAAAAACTCACCACCTAATAGGTAAATTTGTTCTTATCTTAACTAGTTTATGAATATTATTGTCATTAAATTGCTTGCTTAAACCTGTCATCACTGCACTACCTTTATTCTACTTGTCCTTTTTCAGAATACCAATAAAGATGGACCAAGAAATTAAGAGGATTGAGAGAGAATTTTTACGGGGATGGGGAAAGGAAGGGAGGAAGATTGCATGGGTTAAGTGGAACAACACTGTGAACCAAAAGAGTGTGGAGGTTTAGGAATTAAAGACTTCTATGTACGGGTTGACAGAAGAATTTGTTAGTCATATGTTCTTTACTTGCAATGTAGCATTGGGAGTGTGGAATATGTGTAATAAAAGGGTGGGTGTCAGCAACGTGTTTCATTTCATGCCATAATATCACTTTAGCCATTTTCATCTCTTTGGTTTAGGTACCAAACAAAATAGTGCATGGAAATGCATGTGGATGGCAGTAAGATGGGCAATATGGAGGTAgagaaataacataatttttagaAGTGGAATTGTAGATGCAATAGAAGTATTCACAGTAGCACAGCTGAAAACATGGGGTGGATTACTTGTAAATATCCAAAAACACAATATACCTACTTTGAGTGGTGTCTTATTCCCTTTTTATGCTTCAAATCTATAAGGTAACACAAATTAATGAGGGGTGTAGGTATAAAAGGTAATATTAGGG comes from the Vigna radiata var. radiata cultivar VC1973A chromosome 2, Vradiata_ver6, whole genome shotgun sequence genome and includes:
- the LOC106776884 gene encoding uncharacterized protein LOC106776884 produces the protein MAHLLASNPSPSHKIVCSNLGYGAGRGSKSDSCRVGRKRRGGGLVLQCSSSTSTSTSTSSSQLPCVDQDVRLQIENGSSGKLKQQFEYLACEYGWRVRRLFEXADEIRKASEVQAEAFHVPVSIFNDVFLQFFQAEVLSGLLYKLKNSPPNRYACLVAEPAKDDPDSAKQLVGVIDVTVLRDRNVLQHLPPEAEEYLYISGIAVSKIFRRRKIATALLKACDMLSILWGFEFLALRAYEEDLGARKLYTNAGYQVVSRDPPWTSNWIGKKCRVLMIKRTSLPK